A single window of Halobacillus naozhouensis DNA harbors:
- the addB gene encoding helicase-exonuclease AddAB subunit AddB, giving the protein MAIQFLLGRSGAGKGVRVLEDIEAKLKADPKGRPIMYIVPDQMTFQQEYTLLKRDGVEGSIRAQVFSFSRLAWRVFQETGGGTKKFISSTGIQMMLRKIVEERTSEWRVFQKAIEKQGFIEQLEGMITEFKRYNISPQTLHMQMNAMDQIVHKTSHEEGLRDKLDDLSYIFEYLTDALKEQYIDGEDQLQLLADKIPEAQFLEGAEVYLDGFHSFTPQEYTVIEALLKKADRVVVSLTTETPELEENQELDLFHETKETYFTLKQMAEQAGVEIEGSVELDHNHGRLKGQPALLHLERYFDQRPAPGFEREAPIQIAEAAHPRAEVEGVAQEILRLVRDEGYRYKDMAVLIREPEVYHSLIETLFVDYGIPVFIDEKKTMLNHPVMELIRSGLDVIEGNFRYDAVFRLLKTGLIPSSNPTFPLTEDAIDELENYVLEYGVRRRDRWFSEEPWIYQRFRGFEQSSQTDEEKQKQKRINAYRRQVTRVLEPFDKELREAATVEERSRAVYGWLESMEIPAQLEKWRDRYDERGDIEKGREQEQVWDALLQLLDEMVEMAGDEKISLQVFRSIIESGLESLTFAHVPPSMDHVIIGNVDRSRITGIKASFLLGVTDGVWPMKPTADGMISERERTLLAEGGIKLADGTNRQLLDDRFYMYLALTMASDHLWLSYPLSNEEGKSKVPSQIIQRLDELFPAVRDSHVLLKDADDEEDATRFITNPVKTRSALTSQLSRYLRGYPLPSTWWDVLNWYIKAEDKNGLTNRILHSLFYKNQPVDLAQDTKKRMFDGPLKTSVSRLETYHRCSYQYFSRHSLNLEERKTYKLDAPDIGQLFHEALKQITEWVQQEGRDFAELNKNETAHYAEKVMSKLAPILQNQILHSSNRHHYIKHKLQGVVSRAAFILSEQARKSRFSPVGLELGFGTGKDAKLPPLSLGLPNGHELMLRGRIDRVDRALHEQALYLRIIDYKSSEKGLNLTDVYYGLALQMLAYLDVVLTNAEHWLGTPALPAGVLYFHVHNPMVSGKQILGDDQIEEEIFKKFKMKGLLLENEQLVNMMDTSLEKGQSQIIPAGLKANGGFYKGSKTIESDHFNELRGYIRDVMIEAGQRVTEGEVDLNPYQKGQQRACDYCPFRSVCQFDPSLEDNDYRKLKKWKEEEVIQQIVTREENRFGKLD; this is encoded by the coding sequence ATGGCGATACAGTTTTTACTTGGACGTTCCGGGGCAGGCAAGGGCGTGCGAGTGCTTGAAGACATTGAAGCAAAGTTAAAAGCTGATCCAAAGGGACGGCCGATCATGTATATCGTTCCCGATCAAATGACCTTCCAGCAGGAATATACGCTGCTGAAACGAGACGGTGTGGAAGGATCAATTAGAGCTCAAGTGTTCAGTTTCTCACGCCTGGCGTGGCGTGTTTTTCAAGAAACGGGCGGCGGAACAAAGAAGTTTATCAGCTCGACTGGCATACAGATGATGCTGCGAAAGATTGTGGAAGAACGGACGTCAGAGTGGAGAGTTTTTCAGAAGGCCATTGAAAAACAAGGCTTTATTGAGCAGCTTGAAGGGATGATCACGGAGTTTAAGCGTTATAACATTTCACCGCAAACCTTGCACATGCAAATGAATGCTATGGACCAGATTGTCCATAAAACAAGTCATGAAGAAGGATTACGGGATAAGCTTGATGATTTATCCTACATTTTTGAGTACCTCACTGATGCACTGAAAGAACAATACATAGATGGGGAGGACCAGCTGCAGCTGTTGGCTGATAAAATTCCAGAAGCCCAATTTTTAGAGGGAGCTGAGGTTTACTTAGATGGGTTCCACAGTTTTACCCCGCAGGAATATACGGTTATCGAGGCACTGCTGAAAAAGGCTGATCGTGTTGTAGTATCGTTAACGACAGAAACGCCTGAGCTTGAGGAAAATCAGGAACTGGATCTGTTTCATGAAACGAAGGAAACGTACTTTACATTAAAGCAGATGGCTGAACAAGCAGGAGTAGAAATCGAGGGCAGTGTTGAACTGGATCATAACCATGGACGTCTGAAAGGCCAGCCAGCTTTATTGCACCTTGAGCGTTATTTTGATCAGCGCCCGGCTCCTGGGTTTGAAAGAGAAGCACCGATCCAAATTGCTGAGGCCGCTCATCCCCGGGCTGAGGTGGAAGGGGTTGCTCAGGAAATCCTCCGTTTGGTGAGGGATGAAGGTTACCGCTACAAGGACATGGCGGTGCTGATTCGAGAGCCTGAAGTGTATCATAGTTTAATTGAGACGTTGTTCGTGGATTATGGAATTCCGGTCTTTATCGATGAAAAAAAGACGATGCTGAACCATCCCGTTATGGAATTAATTCGGTCAGGGCTTGATGTAATCGAAGGAAACTTTCGTTATGATGCGGTGTTTCGTTTACTGAAAACAGGACTGATCCCCTCGAGTAATCCAACCTTTCCGTTAACAGAGGATGCGATTGATGAACTAGAAAACTATGTGCTGGAATACGGGGTACGCCGGCGGGATCGCTGGTTTAGTGAAGAACCGTGGATTTATCAGCGGTTTAGAGGATTCGAGCAGTCCTCCCAAACAGATGAAGAAAAACAGAAACAGAAGCGGATTAATGCTTATCGCAGGCAAGTCACGAGGGTGCTGGAACCATTTGATAAAGAACTCAGAGAGGCAGCGACGGTTGAAGAACGTTCCCGAGCGGTTTACGGCTGGCTGGAATCGATGGAAATCCCTGCTCAATTGGAGAAATGGCGAGACCGCTATGATGAACGAGGAGACATCGAGAAGGGGCGTGAACAGGAGCAAGTTTGGGATGCTCTCTTGCAGCTTTTAGATGAAATGGTCGAGATGGCTGGAGATGAAAAAATTTCGCTTCAAGTATTCAGAAGTATTATCGAGAGTGGTCTCGAGTCGCTGACATTCGCTCACGTTCCACCGAGCATGGATCATGTGATCATCGGAAACGTGGATCGTTCCCGTATTACTGGAATCAAAGCCTCCTTTTTATTAGGGGTTACAGATGGAGTCTGGCCGATGAAACCAACGGCGGACGGTATGATCTCAGAGCGGGAACGTACGCTGCTAGCCGAAGGCGGTATCAAACTGGCTGACGGCACCAACCGCCAGCTGCTTGATGATCGCTTCTATATGTATTTGGCGTTGACGATGGCGTCGGACCATTTATGGCTCAGCTATCCATTAAGCAATGAAGAAGGGAAGTCTAAAGTTCCTTCACAGATCATTCAGCGCCTTGATGAGCTATTTCCAGCTGTGCGGGACAGTCATGTGCTGCTGAAAGATGCGGATGATGAAGAAGACGCCACGCGTTTCATAACAAACCCTGTGAAAACGAGATCAGCATTAACATCACAGCTGTCCCGTTATTTACGAGGCTACCCGCTACCCTCTACCTGGTGGGATGTCCTGAATTGGTATATCAAGGCGGAAGATAAAAATGGTCTAACCAATCGAATCTTACACAGTTTATTTTATAAAAATCAGCCGGTGGATTTAGCACAAGATACGAAAAAGCGGATGTTTGATGGCCCGCTGAAGACGAGTGTATCACGATTGGAAACGTATCATCGTTGCTCGTATCAATATTTTTCACGGCATAGCTTGAATTTAGAGGAGCGAAAAACGTACAAGCTTGATGCACCAGATATCGGTCAGCTATTCCACGAGGCTTTGAAGCAGATTACCGAATGGGTCCAGCAGGAGGGGCGTGACTTTGCTGAGCTGAATAAAAACGAAACGGCTCATTATGCTGAAAAAGTGATGTCCAAACTCGCGCCGATTTTGCAAAACCAAATCTTGCACAGTTCGAATCGGCATCATTATATTAAGCACAAGCTTCAAGGTGTCGTGTCACGGGCTGCCTTCATATTGAGTGAGCAGGCTAGAAAAAGCCGGTTCTCGCCGGTCGGCCTTGAGCTTGGATTTGGGACAGGGAAGGATGCTAAGCTGCCGCCATTGTCCCTCGGTCTGCCGAACGGCCATGAGTTAATGCTTCGCGGCCGAATTGACAGGGTAGATCGGGCCTTGCACGAGCAGGCACTCTATCTAAGAATCATCGATTACAAATCGAGTGAAAAAGGGTTGAATTTAACCGATGTCTACTATGGACTGGCTTTACAGATGCTGGCCTACTTAGACGTTGTGTTAACAAATGCTGAGCACTGGCTGGGCACACCGGCTCTGCCGGCCGGAGTTCTTTATTTCCATGTCCATAATCCAATGGTGTCAGGGAAGCAGATCCTCGGTGATGATCAGATCGAAGAGGAGATTTTTAAGAAGTTTAAAATGAAAGGTCTCCTGCTTGAGAATGAGCAGTTAGTAAACATGATGGATACGAGTTTGGAAAAAGGACAAAGTCAGATTATTCCGGCTGGGCTTAAAGCCAACGGTGGTTTCTATAAAGGGTCAAAAACAATTGAATCTGATCACTTTAATGAATTACGAGGTTATATCCGTGATGTTATGATCGAAGCCGGCCAACGAGTAACGGAAGGTGAGGTTGATCTCAATCCTTACCAAAAAGGACAGCAGCGAGCTTGTGACTACTGTCCATTCCGCTCCGTTTGCCAATTTGATCCTTCCCTCGAGGATAACGACTACCGTAAGCTCAAGAAATGGAAGGAAGAAGAAGTCATTCAGCAGATAGTGACGAGAGAGGAGAATCGATTTGGTAAGCTGGACTAA
- a CDS encoding YnfA family protein, which yields MAVILFLLAGLAEIGGGYLIWLWLREGKPFYWGLLGGLSLAMYGVIAAFQSFPSFGRVYAAYGGVFILLSILWGWGVDKKTPDTYDWIGAAICLVGVSVILWPRH from the coding sequence ATGGCAGTTATATTATTCCTTTTAGCTGGATTAGCTGAAATTGGCGGCGGTTATCTTATTTGGCTATGGCTTAGAGAAGGAAAGCCTTTTTATTGGGGGTTACTAGGCGGCTTATCCCTAGCAATGTATGGAGTTATAGCTGCGTTCCAATCCTTCCCCTCATTTGGAAGAGTATATGCAGCTTATGGAGGAGTTTTTATCCTATTATCTATACTTTGGGGATGGGGAGTTGATAAAAAAACACCAGATACATACGATTGGATAGGTGCCGCCATATGTTTAGTGGGGGTGTCGGTGATCTTGTGGCCTCGTCATTAA
- a CDS encoding HNH endonuclease: MAVANTCDLCGRTPITTTEHHLIPKQYGGVDGPTAMLCSACHRQIHALFTNEELAGFYYTLERLADYPDMVNYLRWVRKQDPEKRITTRKANRRKKR, from the coding sequence ATGGCAGTGGCAAACACGTGTGATCTATGTGGAAGAACACCGATCACCACGACCGAGCATCATTTGATTCCTAAACAATACGGCGGGGTTGACGGTCCGACAGCGATGCTTTGCAGTGCCTGTCACCGTCAAATTCACGCCCTTTTCACGAATGAAGAGCTGGCGGGCTTTTATTATACTCTTGAACGGCTTGCGGATTATCCTGATATGGTGAACTATTTGCGCTGGGTTAGGAAGCAGGATCCAGAGAAGAGAATTACGACGCGCAAGGCGAATCGAAGGAAAAAGCGTTAG
- a CDS encoding pullulanase, protein MRKVMKKSVLILLAFVMVYSSSGSIAASKFSKETASTSITEPIPEDHIRVYYQRTDSDYSGWGLHLWNQDDSNPAIDFVVDWSAPIMFDQKSDWGVYKDIKVSNIKNGLNFIVHKGDTKDITKDRSFPTSGQQEFWLVEGQEKVYLEKPDMVTKLTYAEITSKNQITGHLNWSGEEISRDHLKIIDQNGNEIEIKSIHVKNLQITLTTSKNLDLLKGYTITYNGTETHARLSWKLMDKVFAYEGDDLGATLHDNGEATLKFWSPPATNVSVILYDKDNQYKVIKEDIPMSKSENGVWQVQLDQSNTGISDLSGYYYQYKIDVYGRTNIGLDPYAKSMAAWSNEDGDSVGKAAIIDPSSIGPQLDYADIDGFEKREDAIIWEAHVRDFTSDPSIDSELNSQFGTFNAFVEKLDYIKELGVTHIQLLPVMKYYFGNEFNSDEREMEYSSRGNNYNWGYDPHSYFSPTGMYSEQPKDPKARIAELKNLINEIHKRDMGVILDVVYNHTAKVSILEDLVPNYYHFMDEEGNPKVGYGGGKVGTTHAMSRKLMVDSIKYLVDEFKVDGFRFDLMGDLDAKSVQIAYNEAEKLNPNILMIGEGWRTFVGDGGPEDEVTPADQDWMNDTNSVGAFSDDIRNELKSGFGIEGEPRFLTDGPRDIQTIFNNIKAQPGNFKADDPGDVVQYIAAHDDLTLHDMIAYSIKKDPATHEKEIQKRIRLGNSMILTSQGIAFLHAGQEYGRTKQWKGDDKPEHAATYMVDKSGEPFEHPYFINDSYDSSDRINMFDWSKVTEKGVHRKTMEYTKGLIELRRSTNAFRLATMDKVNSNVSMIDVPEINKRDLVIAYKAESTDDTGNYFVFVNADNQERKLTLHDYNLAAGKVIVDDDEAGKEKVSDRSGFKLNANEITLEPLTTVVVKCDSPGNGHDPCEKPKRGR, encoded by the coding sequence ATGAGAAAAGTGATGAAAAAAAGTGTTCTTATATTGCTGGCATTTGTTATGGTTTATTCATCATCAGGCAGCATTGCTGCTAGTAAATTTAGTAAAGAAACTGCCTCTACATCAATTACTGAACCGATTCCAGAGGATCATATCAGAGTTTATTACCAAAGGACAGATAGTGATTATAGTGGTTGGGGGTTGCATCTTTGGAATCAGGATGACAGCAACCCTGCAATTGATTTTGTTGTGGACTGGTCAGCGCCTATTATGTTCGATCAGAAGTCTGATTGGGGAGTCTATAAAGATATCAAAGTAAGTAATATTAAAAATGGTTTAAACTTTATTGTTCATAAGGGTGATACAAAAGATATCACAAAAGATCGCTCTTTTCCGACATCGGGGCAGCAAGAATTTTGGCTTGTTGAAGGGCAGGAAAAAGTTTATTTAGAAAAACCTGATATGGTTACTAAATTGACATATGCAGAAATAACCAGCAAAAATCAAATTACTGGTCATTTAAATTGGAGTGGTGAAGAGATATCACGTGATCATCTAAAGATTATTGATCAAAATGGCAATGAGATTGAAATAAAAAGCATCCATGTAAAAAATTTGCAAATCACCCTGACTACTTCTAAAAATCTTGATCTATTGAAGGGATACACTATTACTTATAATGGAACTGAAACACACGCGAGACTCTCTTGGAAACTAATGGATAAGGTGTTTGCCTACGAAGGTGATGATCTTGGGGCTACCCTGCATGATAATGGAGAGGCAACCTTAAAGTTCTGGTCACCTCCCGCTACAAATGTTTCCGTTATTCTCTATGATAAAGACAATCAGTATAAAGTGATTAAAGAAGATATCCCGATGTCTAAGAGTGAAAACGGTGTATGGCAAGTCCAACTAGATCAATCGAATACTGGGATTAGTGACTTGAGTGGTTATTACTATCAATACAAAATCGACGTCTATGGGCGAACGAATATAGGACTTGACCCTTATGCAAAATCTATGGCTGCATGGAGCAACGAAGATGGAGATAGCGTGGGTAAAGCTGCTATTATTGATCCCTCGTCGATTGGACCACAATTGGATTACGCAGATATAGATGGGTTTGAAAAGCGAGAAGATGCTATTATTTGGGAGGCTCATGTCAGGGACTTCACCTCTGATCCGAGCATTGATTCAGAGCTAAATTCACAATTTGGAACATTTAATGCGTTTGTTGAGAAACTGGATTATATTAAAGAATTAGGCGTAACACATATTCAACTGCTTCCAGTGATGAAGTACTATTTTGGAAATGAGTTTAACAGTGATGAAAGAGAAATGGAGTATTCTTCGCGAGGCAATAATTACAATTGGGGATATGATCCACACAGCTATTTTTCTCCGACGGGAATGTACTCTGAACAACCAAAAGATCCAAAAGCACGGATAGCCGAACTAAAGAATCTCATTAATGAAATTCATAAAAGAGATATGGGAGTCATCCTTGATGTAGTATACAACCACACTGCGAAAGTAAGTATTTTGGAAGATCTCGTTCCTAATTATTACCACTTCATGGATGAAGAGGGCAATCCTAAAGTCGGCTATGGGGGTGGAAAAGTAGGAACTACGCATGCCATGTCCAGAAAATTAATGGTTGATTCGATTAAATATTTGGTCGATGAATTTAAGGTGGATGGATTCAGATTTGATTTGATGGGAGATTTGGATGCTAAAAGTGTACAAATAGCCTATAACGAGGCTGAAAAATTAAATCCGAATATCCTTATGATCGGAGAAGGATGGAGAACTTTTGTTGGGGACGGCGGCCCTGAGGATGAGGTTACGCCTGCCGACCAGGATTGGATGAATGACACGAATAGCGTAGGCGCATTCTCAGATGATATTAGAAATGAATTAAAATCAGGATTTGGGATTGAAGGTGAGCCAAGATTCCTGACAGATGGACCACGTGATATACAAACCATATTCAATAACATTAAGGCCCAACCAGGAAACTTCAAGGCAGATGACCCGGGTGATGTGGTTCAGTATATAGCAGCTCATGATGATTTGACCCTTCATGATATGATTGCCTATTCGATCAAAAAAGACCCAGCAACTCATGAAAAAGAAATCCAAAAACGCATCAGATTAGGAAATTCCATGATCTTAACTAGCCAAGGAATCGCGTTTCTTCATGCCGGACAAGAATATGGACGAACCAAACAATGGAAAGGAGATGACAAGCCTGAACATGCAGCAACATATATGGTAGACAAAAGTGGTGAGCCTTTTGAGCATCCCTACTTTATTAATGATTCTTATGATTCTTCTGATCGTATCAATATGTTTGATTGGAGCAAAGTGACAGAGAAAGGTGTTCACAGGAAGACCATGGAATATACGAAAGGTTTGATAGAGTTGCGCCGCTCCACGAATGCTTTTAGATTAGCGACGATGGACAAAGTTAACTCCAATGTGTCGATGATCGATGTGCCGGAGATTAATAAACGAGACCTGGTAATCGCTTATAAAGCTGAATCTACTGATGACACGGGGAATTACTTTGTATTCGTTAACGCCGATAATCAAGAGCGTAAACTTACATTACATGACTACAATTTAGCAGCAGGTAAAGTTATAGTAGATGACGATGAGGCAGGAAAGGAAAAAGTAAGCGATCGTTCAGGTTTCAAATTGAATGCCAATGAGATTACATTGGAGCCTTTAACAACGGTTGTAGTGAAGTGTGATTCTCCTGGTAATGGGCATGATCCCTGTGAAAAACCAAAAAGAGGAAGGTAA
- a CDS encoding putative holin-like toxin codes for MTAYEAFNLIAQFSLVLMAALTLIATIVVYLNKKK; via the coding sequence ATGACGGCATACGAAGCATTCAATCTAATTGCTCAATTTAGCTTAGTGCTAATGGCTGCATTGACGTTGATTGCTACAATTGTCGTTTATTTAAACAAAAAGAAATAG
- the addA gene encoding helicase-exonuclease AddAB subunit AddA, producing the protein MVSWTKEQERAIYTEGTNILVAAAAGSGKTAVLVERIIQKLLHKAAPVDIDSLLVVTFTNAAAQEMRNRVGLALGQALEENPGSQHLKKQLSLLQNASISTLHSFCMEVVRKNAYMLDLDPGFRIADDIEADLIRQEVLEDLFEDWYGKEGEERDRFFDVVDRFSSDRSDLDVEKLVLDLYTFAMQNPWPEQWLDEMVEMYDVDRVENEEELVWLTHLKRDVTSQLHAIEDEAYQLLELTREPDGPSSYGETATQDLEMIQQAKGAHAVSWSELQKVMTTSKFSALSRKKMDCDEAKKERAKSIRNSYKKRWNDMKDEWFQRTLESYLKDMKELHPVMEQLAVVIKDFHERYRLLKKEKALVDFSDLEHYCLEILLDESSTKENPMPSPVAKSFHDQFSEVLIDEYQDTNLVQETLLRLLTDGQQAGHLFMVGDVKQSIYRFRHAEPSLFLTKYKTYGERPEDGERIDLARNFRSRRQVLDATNYIFRQLLDEEVGEMNYEPEAELIYSNSIYDELTSEDARAELMIIDREAKEDDSEDEEGYEDLEKAQIEARAYGEKIRQWLGHGEESPLLVIDKATSMKRPVQYRDIVILMRSMTWAPTIVDELKKQGIPVYAELSTGYFEAIEVKIMLNLLKVIDNPMQDIPLASVLKSPIVGLDEDELMQLRLENQKVSYYESIRSYHADPETRHKVQEFLNLLSSFRERARQGALADLIWDIFRETGYYDFVGGMPGGRQRQANLRALYDRAKSYESTSFRGLFRFLRFIERMEERGDDLGAAKALGEQEDVVRIMTIHKSKGLEFPVVILGAMDKQFNMMDLRHRYLLHKDYGFGSRYINPEKRLMFPTLAYHALKRIKLRELLAEEMRVLYVALTRAKEKLIMVGNVASFEKKQQKWQNFVDRQDWVLPPYDRLEAKSYLDWVGAALIRHHDTSLLREEHITVKTAEAIEQDISQWQVMLKHKKDFADVSELEKQRDEQLQEYISEWKPMPTEAENELPQLRLNYQYPHKKAAMSRAKQSVTEIKRQREVKDEYSSDQLLIPHRAPIAKRPRFMQESERLTAGETGSAMHTVMQHIPLYKDHTAKEVLEFVEHLVMKEILRREEADVIDAEAITAFFQTPIGKLVQQAEQVEREVPFSLTLPADEVYKDWNEPTEERVFIQGVIDAVIPYEDGWLILDYKSDSFDAKDPNAPEQLKKRYETQLQLYQTALEKIWQQPVKKSCLYFFNGPLLVEVDGSGKHV; encoded by the coding sequence TTGGTAAGCTGGACTAAAGAACAAGAACGGGCGATCTATACAGAAGGGACCAATATCCTCGTTGCAGCGGCCGCAGGATCGGGGAAAACAGCTGTCTTGGTTGAGAGAATCATTCAGAAGCTTCTCCATAAAGCGGCACCAGTGGACATTGATTCTCTGCTCGTTGTGACATTTACGAACGCCGCTGCTCAGGAGATGAGAAACCGGGTCGGCCTGGCATTAGGGCAGGCGCTTGAAGAGAATCCTGGTTCCCAGCATTTAAAGAAACAACTGTCCCTATTGCAAAATGCTTCGATTTCCACATTGCACTCTTTTTGCATGGAAGTGGTCAGAAAAAATGCCTACATGCTTGATCTGGACCCTGGATTTCGCATTGCAGATGACATTGAAGCAGATCTCATCAGGCAAGAGGTCCTTGAGGATTTATTTGAAGATTGGTATGGCAAAGAAGGGGAGGAACGAGATCGTTTCTTTGACGTGGTGGATCGTTTTTCAAGTGACCGTAGTGATTTAGACGTTGAAAAACTCGTGCTCGATTTATATACCTTCGCGATGCAAAATCCATGGCCTGAACAATGGCTGGATGAAATGGTGGAGATGTATGACGTTGATCGAGTGGAAAATGAAGAGGAGCTCGTCTGGCTCACTCATTTGAAGCGTGATGTCACAAGCCAGCTCCATGCGATTGAAGACGAGGCGTACCAGCTGCTTGAGCTTACGCGTGAGCCGGATGGGCCGTCAAGTTATGGGGAAACGGCAACCCAGGATTTAGAAATGATTCAACAGGCCAAAGGAGCACATGCTGTTTCCTGGAGCGAACTGCAAAAGGTGATGACGACAAGCAAATTCTCGGCCTTGTCTCGTAAGAAAATGGATTGTGATGAAGCGAAAAAGGAACGGGCTAAGAGCATTCGAAATAGCTACAAAAAACGCTGGAATGATATGAAAGATGAATGGTTTCAGCGTACACTAGAGAGCTATTTGAAAGATATGAAAGAGCTCCATCCCGTAATGGAACAGCTTGCAGTTGTCATTAAAGATTTTCACGAACGATACCGGCTTTTGAAAAAGGAAAAAGCGCTTGTTGACTTCTCTGACCTTGAACACTACTGTCTGGAAATTTTGTTAGATGAATCGTCAACAAAAGAAAATCCTATGCCATCGCCTGTTGCGAAAAGCTTTCACGATCAGTTCAGTGAAGTGTTAATTGATGAATATCAGGATACGAACCTCGTTCAGGAGACGCTTCTGCGGCTGTTAACAGATGGCCAGCAGGCCGGTCACCTGTTTATGGTTGGCGACGTCAAGCAAAGTATTTATCGATTCAGGCATGCCGAGCCGTCGTTATTTTTAACAAAATATAAGACCTATGGAGAGCGCCCCGAGGACGGGGAACGGATCGATCTGGCACGTAACTTCCGCAGCCGCAGACAAGTACTTGATGCGACGAACTACATTTTCCGTCAGCTCTTAGACGAAGAGGTTGGCGAGATGAATTATGAGCCGGAAGCTGAACTCATCTACAGTAATTCGATCTATGATGAATTAACGAGTGAGGATGCTCGGGCTGAGCTGATGATTATTGACCGTGAGGCGAAAGAAGATGATTCTGAGGATGAAGAAGGATATGAGGATTTAGAAAAAGCTCAAATTGAGGCCAGAGCTTATGGCGAGAAGATCCGGCAGTGGCTCGGTCATGGAGAGGAGTCCCCACTGCTGGTCATTGATAAAGCCACCAGCATGAAGCGGCCGGTGCAATACCGGGATATCGTGATTTTAATGCGGTCGATGACATGGGCTCCGACCATCGTCGATGAGTTGAAAAAACAGGGAATCCCTGTTTACGCGGAACTGTCGACAGGTTATTTCGAAGCGATCGAAGTTAAAATCATGCTGAATCTATTAAAAGTGATTGATAATCCGATGCAGGATATTCCGCTTGCTTCTGTGCTTAAATCACCGATTGTCGGACTTGATGAAGATGAATTGATGCAGCTTCGTCTGGAAAATCAAAAAGTGAGCTATTATGAGTCGATCCGCTCCTATCACGCCGATCCCGAAACGAGGCATAAGGTGCAGGAGTTCTTAAACCTGTTAAGCAGCTTTCGAGAACGGGCGCGCCAGGGGGCGTTAGCTGATTTGATTTGGGATATTTTCCGAGAAACCGGCTACTATGATTTCGTCGGCGGTATGCCAGGCGGCAGGCAGCGTCAAGCTAACTTGCGAGCCTTATATGACCGGGCCAAATCATATGAATCTACTTCCTTCCGTGGTCTGTTCCGTTTCCTTCGGTTTATTGAACGAATGGAGGAGCGCGGAGATGATCTTGGAGCAGCGAAAGCTCTCGGGGAACAGGAAGATGTGGTACGAATCATGACGATTCATAAAAGTAAAGGCCTGGAATTCCCTGTCGTGATCCTGGGAGCCATGGATAAGCAGTTTAATATGATGGATTTACGTCATCGTTACTTGCTTCATAAGGATTATGGATTTGGTTCACGATATATTAATCCAGAAAAACGGTTGATGTTTCCAACTTTGGCCTATCATGCCTTAAAACGCATTAAACTCAGGGAACTATTAGCTGAGGAAATGCGAGTGCTTTATGTAGCTTTAACGAGAGCAAAAGAGAAGCTTATTATGGTTGGAAATGTTGCTTCTTTTGAGAAAAAACAACAGAAGTGGCAAAACTTTGTCGATCGGCAGGACTGGGTGCTGCCGCCATATGACCGACTTGAGGCGAAGTCCTACCTTGACTGGGTAGGAGCGGCACTGATCCGTCACCATGATACCAGTCTTCTTCGTGAAGAACATATCACGGTCAAAACAGCTGAAGCGATCGAACAGGACATTTCCCAGTGGCAAGTCATGCTAAAGCATAAAAAAGATTTTGCCGATGTGAGTGAGCTTGAGAAGCAGCGGGATGAGCAATTACAAGAGTATATTTCCGAGTGGAAGCCGATGCCGACTGAAGCAGAAAACGAGTTGCCCCAGTTAAGACTCAATTATCAGTATCCACACAAAAAGGCAGCCATGTCCCGAGCCAAGCAATCCGTAACTGAGATTAAACGACAGCGGGAGGTGAAGGATGAGTATTCCAGTGACCAGCTACTTATTCCTCACCGAGCTCCGATTGCCAAGCGGCCGCGTTTTATGCAGGAAAGCGAACGACTGACAGCCGGGGAAACAGGGAGTGCTATGCATACTGTTATGCAACATATTCCTCTTTACAAGGACCATACAGCTAAAGAAGTATTAGAATTTGTCGAACATCTTGTTATGAAAGAGATATTGCGAAGAGAAGAAGCTGACGTCATTGATGCTGAGGCGATTACAGCCTTTTTCCAAACACCGATAGGCAAACTCGTGCAACAGGCAGAACAGGTCGAACGGGAAGTTCCATTTAGTTTGACGCTGCCCGCAGATGAGGTGTACAAAGATTGGAACGAACCAACGGAGGAGCGAGTGTTTATCCAGGGGGTCATTGATGCGGTCATTCCGTATGAAGATGGCTGGCTCATCCTTGACTATAAAAGTGATTCATTCGATGCAAAAGATCCAAACGCTCCTGAACAGCTTAAGAAACGTTACGAAACTCAGCTTCAACTCTATCAAACAGCCTTAGAAAAAATCTGGCAGCAGCCAGTCAAGAAAAGCTGCCTCTATTTCTTTAACGGTCCCTTGCTAGTGGAGGTCGATGGCAGTGGCAAACACGTGTGA